In Nymphaea colorata isolate Beijing-Zhang1983 chromosome 3, ASM883128v2, whole genome shotgun sequence, a genomic segment contains:
- the LOC116251295 gene encoding uncharacterized protein LOC116251295 has translation MATYCLRLALSCRKISAVVVRAGTDSIVAMADSMEPEFLPQYRANENRMPRCKSFWDAKVASKVGDNLGSRLSGISVSHVEVDADEEASRPLHYRRNVAPFFDSLQRRGIRVHGLQCSPPETATTTTTTVNREKFES, from the coding sequence ATGGCGACATATTGCCTACGGCTCGCTCTGAGTTGCAGAAAGATATCAGCCGTGGTGGTGAGGGCGGGGACAGATTCCATCGTGGCCATGGCGGATTCAATGGAACCCGAGTTCCTACCTCAGTACAGGGCCAATGAGAACCGGATGCCACGCTGCAAAAGCTTCTGGGACGCAAAGGTCGCCTCCAAGGTCGGCGACAACTTGGGCAGCAGGCTCTCCGGGATCAGCGTCTCCCACGTGGAGGTGGACGCGGACGAGGAGGCATCCCGCCCCCTGCATTACCGAAGGAACGTTGCCCCCTTCTTCGATTCCTTGCAGAGGAGGGGGATTCGCGTCCATGGATTGCAGTGCTCACCACCGGAAAcggcgacgacgacgacgacgacggtTAATCGGGAAAAATTCGAATCATAA